The genomic region CCGAcatagttttgaactttatgcttttggaactcaatatcgggggtaaaaacatgactttttagccgatatcaggtaTCAATAgatctaacaaacttatttgtaaAGACCTTTTTACCATTAACTATCTTAGCAAAGGTATTTGGCAAGATAgcatcaggatcagtttcaagtacAAGCTCCATGAAAGCAACTTCAGCATGAGCAGCAGTAACAGCATAGTCACTAGCAAAGAAAGCCTCAACCTGGGCAGGCACCTTCTCATTAATGCACTTTGATGTGATTTTAGCAGATGTACACCAGTAGGATATAACCCTTTTAAGGTCATTGAGCTGGTTCTGGACTACTGCTGCATCTGagtgaagagaccttaaagcatAATTTTGTTTTCCTAGTTTGGAAATTTCACCAGTTAAtgtcttaatttcatcagttttgcttttaagattttcatttaaagatttaatttcaattatgaaaacttcttcacgtttgctgcttcTGCTCAGGTCAATTCTTagatagtcaaacatttcagctttctcatcatcagtataagttcgaaaattatcaaccttatacagcatttcagatttccattaagGTGAATCCTTTTttcgatcagcttccctcatatcagtcaAAAATGTACTACAACTTTCTTCCTCATCAAACTCCTCAACCTctctggccattaaacacagctttttaccagaatcATAATCAGCACAAACTTCATCAgtttcactatcagaagatgaagatgaactagtttcatcccaatcatgatgttcagcaactagcacATTTTCTGGTTTCTTCTCTTTTTTCTCAACCTTTGAGTTCTCCTTCATCTGGGCCTTCATAGATTTGTACTTGTtcttatactttttagcttttgaAAAAGAGTTAGCATGTGTGGAAGGTTTTCTGGATATGCATTCTGATGCAAAGTATcctaccttcccacaattgtaacactcagatttgggACCCTTGACAGAATTACTtccatacctagcacttggtttcttgctCACTTTGTATGACTTACTGTTCCTACTACGGTTGAATTTCTTGAGCTGCCTAGCCAGTAAAGTCatcccttcagcaaacccttctacatcattaTCATCACTGCTTTCCTCAGACCTAGTATCACTACCCTCATCAGTTTCAGCTGCCTCTTCTTCTGCCAtcagcttttgaaccagtaaagccttttgagctttctttttagcagcaactacaagagcagtatcatctgattTTAAAGATTTTAAAGTGGTGGGGTCAGACTTAAAGTttaagtggtgggggcagacttaaagttttctttcaagttaagctcAAGTTTTACTTCTGCCTTGTCATGGTTCCAAAAAGTACCATATAGAGATGACATGtaaaagttctttaaggtctgtgtGGTTCATAAAGGGTcggtaacaggtttccatttagcaggcaatgagtcaatgaatttgttgaccTGTTCAAAATCAATATAATTGATTTTCAAGCTATCCAGATCTGCAactaaagagttaaacctaatgaaggtctgTTTAAGGGTCTCACTTTTGTAAGCAAAGAACagttcatattctcttttcaaagcaataatcttattTTGCCTTACTTCATCCTTACCATCATAGGTGACATCAAGGTAGTATAAAATGGCCTTAACAGTAGG from Rutidosis leptorrhynchoides isolate AG116_Rl617_1_P2 chromosome 9, CSIRO_AGI_Rlap_v1, whole genome shotgun sequence harbors:
- the LOC139868662 gene encoding uncharacterized protein, with translation MDEEKRRVGLDPKIKTMIAITLPNYVFKLIKGKPTVKAILYYLDVTYDGKDEVRQNKIIALKREYELFFAYKSETLKQTFIRFNSLVADLDSLKINYIDFEQVNKFIDSLPAKWKPVTDPL